One segment of Tenrec ecaudatus isolate mTenEca1 chromosome 1, mTenEca1.hap1, whole genome shotgun sequence DNA contains the following:
- the ZSCAN26 gene encoding zinc finger and SCAN domain-containing protein 26, producing the protein MATVLVSAHSPAPLNLKKEGLPAVKEDHCSTWEQRFRLQRNSKGLGQEQLRKRFRQLCYEETTGPLEALNQLRELCHQWLRPDIHTKEEILELLVLEQFLTILPEELQAHVWEQFPESGEDVVAVLEDLEPELEEMEQEDSDQAEKPKGLMKETEPFKTGQEQQVQPRCEVLKPDKEKDEETENEKLVTETDSCRGAQSSGDRSEPAETRYEDSDWESQQVKPQEKIDYICSECGEGFAQYSDLIKHEGVHLGEKLCESAVCQGSSPTEQQKIQSKEKGHQCLECGKAFQRSSHLIRHQKTHLGQKPYQCSECGKVFSQNAGLFEHLRIHTGEKPYLCIHCGKNFRRSSHLNRHQRVHSQQEPCECKECGKTFSQALLLTHHQRIHSHSKSHQCNECGRVFSLTSDLIRHHRIHTGEKPFKCNVCQKSFRLNSHLAQHVRIHNEERPYECHKCGEAFRQRAGLFQHQRCHHKDKLA; encoded by the exons ATGGCGACAGTATTAGTAAGTGCTCATTCCCCAGCTCCCCTGAATCTGAAGAAAGAAGGGCTTCCGGCAGTCAAGGAAGACCACTGCTCCACTTGGGAGCAGAGATTCAGATTGCAAAGAAACAGCAAAGGCCTCGGACAGGAGCAGTTGCGCAAACGATTCCGACAGCTGTGCTACGAAGAGACCACGGGACCCCTAGAAGCACTGAACCAGCTCCGGGAGCTCTGCCATCAGTGGCTGCGGCCTGACATCCACACCAAGGAGGAgatcctggagctgctggtgctggAGCAGTTCCTGACCATCCTGCCCGAGGAGCTGCAGGCCCATGTGTGGGAGCAGTTCCCAGAGAGCGGGGAGGACGTGGTGGCTGTGCTGGAGGATCTAGAGCCAGAGCTTGAAGAAATGGAGCAAGAG GACTCAGACCAGGCAGAGAAACcaaaagggctcatgaaggagacgGAGCCCTTCAAAACAGGGCAGGAGCAGCAGGTCCAGCCCAGGTGTGAAGTTTTGAAGCCTGACAAGGAGAAGG ATGAGGAGACTGAGAATGAGAAGCTGGTCACTGAGACAGACTCTTGCAGAGGAGCGCAGTCATCTGGGGACAGATCTGAACCTGCGGAGACTCGTTACGAGGACTCTGACTGGGAAAGTCAGCAGGTGAAGCCTCAGGAGAAGATTGACTACATATGCTCAGAATGTGGGGAGGGCTTTGCTCAGTACTCAGACCTGATTAAACACGAGGGCGTGCACTTGGGAgaaaagctctgtgagtccgcaGTGTGTCAGGGCTCTAGTCCTACTGAACAGCAGAAAATCCAGTCTAAAGAAAAAGGTCATCAGTGTCTtgagtgtgggaaagcctttcaGAGGAGCTCCCACCTTATCAGACACCAGAAAACCCACCTTGGTCAGAAGCCGTATCAGTGTAGTGAGTGTGGGAAAGTCTTTAGCCAGAATGCGGGCCTCTTTGAACATCTCAGAAtccatactggagagaagcctTATCTGTGTATCCATTGTGGGAAGAATTTTAGGCGCAGCTCTCACCTTAATCGCCATCAGAGAGTTCACAGTCAGCAGGAGCCCTGTGAGTGCAAGGAGTGTGGAAAAACTTTTAGTCAGGCCCTGCTCCTTACCCATCACCAGAGAATCCACAGCCACTCAAAGAGTCATCAGTGTAATGAGTGTGGGAGAGTCTTCAGCTTGACCTCAGACCTCATTCGACATCATAGGATTCACACTGGAGAAAAACCGTTCAAGTGTAATGTATGCCAGAAATCCTTCCGATTAAACTCACACCTTGCGCAGCATGTGAGAATCCACAATGAAGAAAGACCCTATGAGTGTCACAAGTGCGGAGAAGCCTTCAGGCAGAGGGCAGGGCTTTTTCAGCATCAGAGGTGCCACCACAAAGATAAGCTGGCTTGA